The window CCGAGTCGGTGCCGGCGTAGACGAGGTTCGGTGACGTGCCGTAGCTGCCGGCCACCGAGAAGCCGTCGATGAGCTTCGAGAACGTCGCCTGCAGGACGTCGAACTGCCGAGCCATCATCGGGAGTCGGTTCCCGAGCGCGGCCGGATATTCGGGTTGGACGACCGTTCCCTCTGGTAGGGTCACCTCGAAGAGGTCGTAGTACCCGTCGTTGAACGTCAACAGCGGGTCGAACGCCATGATGAGGAAGACCCCTGTGAACATCTTGAACATCTTCTCGTTCAGGAGGAAGTTCACCGTCCCGGGTACCTGCTCGTCGGTCCCGGTCCAGTCCAGATGGACGGTATCGCCTTCCCGGTAGATTTCGAGGTGGAGTTTGATGGGGCCGTTGCCCATCCCGTCGTCGTCGACGTAATCCTCGAACGTGTAGCGTTCGCCCTCGGGGACGAACTCGTTGATGAGGTTTATCATCCCGTCCCGGGTGCGGTCGAGGATGGCGTCACAGCCCTCCAGATACGTCTCCTTGCCGAATCGGTCACAGAGTTCGTGGACGCGTGTCTCGGCGGCCTTCGTTCCGGCCGCCAGTGCCTTGATGTCGGCTTCGGCGTGGTCCGGCAGGCGCGTGTTGTGCGCGAACGTCTCGAGGAGTTCGCTGTCGAACTCCCCGCCCTTGTACAACTTGACCGGTGGGAGGCGAATCCCCTCCTCGAAGATGGTCGTCGCCTGCACCGGCATGCTCCCGGGAGTCTTCCCCCCGACGTCCATCAGGTTGCCCCACTGGCTGGAGAAGCCGACGAGGTCGCCCTCGTAGAAGATGGGCCGCAGCAGCAACATGTCCGGCGTGTGGGAGACGGCGCCGGCACACATGTACGGGTCGTTGGTGGCGATGACGTCGCCGTCCTCGAGGTCGTCCCAGTCGAACGGCGAGTTCTCGATTATCGTGTCGATGGCCGACCCGAACTGGCCCATGACCATTCGCCCGTGACGGTCGGCGATGAGCGGGAACTGGTCGGACTGTTCCCGGATGACCGGGCTGATGGCGGTCGTCTCGACGACACGGTCCATCTCGTCGCGGGTGTTGGCCAGCGTGCTCTCGATGATATCGAGCGTCGTCGCGTCGATATCGTGTTCGCCGACGAAATCCGGCGATTCAGCGCTCATCGGCCATCACCTCGCGTGATTTCGATGTTCGCATAGCGGTCGATGGTCGCGGTGTGGTCCGGCTGAACGACGACCGTCGAGTCGTCGTCGATGACGATGGCCGGCCCCGCAATCTCGTTGCCCGGTCGCAGCTCGGTTCGGTCGTAGATTGGCGTGTCATGGTAGCTGCCGTCGAAATACACCTCGTCGGTGTCCACCAACGCGTCGCTGGGGTCGGTACCTTCGAGGTCCGCCGCTTCGATCGTGACGCCTTGCATCGTCCCCTTGCCGATGACCCGAAGGTTGGCGATCTCCAGCGGCGCATCGAGGGAGAAGCCGAACCGGCGGTCGTGGCGACTCTCGAAGTCGCCCTTGATTTCGGCGAGGCCCGTCTCGCTTCGCAGGTTGTCGATGTCGATAGGGATGGACATCTGGATGTCCTGTCGGAAGTAGCGACACTCCGCGAAGTACTCGAAGGCGTGGTTTTCCTCGTCGACGCCTTCGGAGTTCAGCCAGTCGGTCGCTTCCTCGCGCAGGGTCCGGAGTTCGTCGTAGACATCGTCGCCGGTGACATCGTCGTCAGTCTGGAGGTAGGTTTCCGAGAACTCGTTTTGCACGTCGGAGGTGAGAAAGCCGAACGCCGACATGACGCCGGGGCCCGGCGGGATGACGAGCGGATACGAATCCATCACGTCCGCGAGCGCGTTGGCGTGCATCGGGCCCGCGCCGCCGAAGGCGACGAGACCGAAGTCGCGCGGGTCGTACCCTCGCTCGACGGATACCACACGGAGGGCACCGTGCATGTTCTCGTTGACGATATCGAGAATTGCCTGTGCGGCCTCCTCAATCGAACTGCCTCGCTCCTCGGCGATACCGGCGATGGCCTCGCGGGCCGCCTCATGGTCGAGGTCCATCTTCCCGCCCAGTTGAACACCCGATGGGATGCGACCGAGGACGACGTTCGCATCGGTAACCGTCGGCTCCTCGCCACCCTGTCCGTAGCAGGCTGGACCGGGGTCGGCACCGCTGCTTTCCGGGCCAACCTGCAGCGATCCGCTCAACTGGACGCGAGCGACCGAACCGCCGCCCGCACCTACCGTGTTCACGTCGACCGACCGGGACTTGAACTCCCGATACCCGACCTTTGTTTGGCGCGTCGTCTCGGGCGTCCCGTCTTCGACCAGCGAGACGTCCGTCGACGTACCGCCCATGTCCAGCGTGAGTACATCGGGAACGCCCTTTTTCGCGGCGATAGCTGCGGCACCGACGACGCCGCCACTCGGGCCGGAGAGCGCGAGTTCGACCGGCTGACTCTTGGCGGCCTCCGAACTCATCAGTCCGCCGTCGGACCGAACGACGTTCATTTTGGCCGTCGACCCGGCCTCGTCCAGCGACGCGTCGAGGTCGTCGAGATACTGAATGACCTTCGGGCGGGCGTAGTCGTTGATAACCGTCGTGAGCGTCCGTTCGTACTCGCCGTACTCCGGGACGATTTCCGAGGATATCGAAACGGGCAATTCAGAGGTTTCCTCTTCGACGATCTCCCGGACCCGTTCTTCATGTTCCGGATTGAGATACGAGTTGAGCAGGGCGACGGTCAACGACTCGACGCCTGCGTCCTCCAGTTCCCGAACGGCCTCGCGGACCTCCGTCTCGTCGAGCGGTTCCGTCTCCTCGCCATCCGGCGAATTAATCGTCCCCGAGATACCTCTCGTGTCGACGAGGTCCGCGAGCGGGTCGGGCTTCTCCATGTCCATCCAGCCGTACAGCGGGCCGGGTGTCCAGGCACGCGCCAGATGCAGGACGTCCTCGTGGCCTTCGGTTGTGATAAGTCCGACTCGAGAGCCGGTCTCCTCGAGCAGCATGTTCGTTACGACCGTCGTCCCGTGAAAGAGGTGGTCCAGTTCCCCGACCGACGTACCGGCTTTCGTAGTCGCCTCCTCGATACCCTGTAAGACGCCTTCAGAGGGGTTTTCCGGCGTTGATAGTACTTTGTCTATCGTGAGTTCATGCGTGGATTCGTCGAAGACGATGACGTCCGTAAAGGTGCCACCGACGTCCACGCCGAGGTTGTGTGTCATTTGGTATCGTACACTTGGGATACAGTCGTTCGGAGGGTAAGAATTCTCCCAACAGCTGTTGGGTCTTTTTATACTATATCCGAGTCATCGCTCGCTAATGCTCGGCCGGGAGGATGATGAAACGTTCGAAATATGGCATAATGCACGACCATTTATCGTCGTCGGGCGCGGATACTCCGGGAACCCCGAGATGTTCACCGCGACGATTCACTTCACGCAACACCGGGAATGCATCCTCCAGCGACTTACGGCGGATACCGACACGCCGCTGCCGATCGAGATCGAAGAGGTCAGAGACGGGTCGGTGACGTTCGTCATCCGGGCGGGCGACCACGCCGAGCGGTTCCACCGGGAACTCGACGCCGCCGAGCAGGTCGAACACGTCGACAGGCTCGATTCCGACAACCTCCTCGTGACGAAGCCGTCGTGTGGCGCGTATTCAGCGATTTACCGGAACCACGGGACGCTACGGCGTTCGAACACGGTCCACGGCCAACAGCGGGAATACAACGTGTTGGTGTTTCGTCGGGACGACCTCAAGGACATCATCGACGACCTCGAAGCGTTCGGAACCGTCACGCTCGGGAAACTCGAACAGTTCAGCGCCACCTCCGAATCCCCGCTGACCGAACGCCAGCAGGAAGTCGCCGGGGAGGCACTCGCCCGTGGCTACTACGAGTGGCCTCGGAAGATCAACAACGAAGAACTCGCTGAGGCGCTCGAGATCAGTCGAGCAACGTTGCACGAACACCTCCGAAAGGCCGAACGAAAACTCCTGTCGGCGGCGCTCGACGACGAAGCAAACCGTACGGATGGCCTCCGGGCCGAACACGGACCGCCCGCGAAACCGAACAGATGGTAGTTACAGTCCCAGTTCCCGCCCTAACACGAGATGCTGAATCTCGCTGGTCCCCTCGCCGATTTCCATGAGTTTCGCGTCCCGGTAGAAGCGTTGCGGTGCGAAATCAGTCGTGTAGCCGTAGCCGCCGAGCACCTGCACGGCGTCCTCGGCGACTTCCCGTGAAATCTCGGAGGCGTCGAGTTTGGCCAGCGAGGAGATGCGGGTCACGTCCTCGCCGTTGTCGTATTTGACCGCAGCCTTGTGGGTAAGCAACCGCGCGCGCTCGATTTTCCGGTCCATCGAGACGATCATGTCGCGGACCGCGTCGAACTTGGAGATTGGCTGGTCGAACTGCTCACGCTCGGTGGCGTACTCACGGGCAGCCTCGAAGGCGCCCTGACCGAGGCCCGTCGAGAGCGCGGCAATCGAGATGCGGCCGCCGTCCAGCGTCTTCTTGGTCTGGTCCCAGCCGTCGCCTTCCTCGCCGAGCAGGCGGTCCTCGGGGACCCGGACGTCATCGAGTTGGATTTCGCAGGTCGGCGAGGCGTTGAGGCCCATCTTGTCCCAGACGGTGGTGACCTCGAAGCCATCGTCCTCATCGGGGTCGACGATGAACGTCGAGATGCCGTCGTAGCCGGCGTCGGGGTCGGTGACTGCCTTCACGAGGACCGAGCCAGCGACGTTGGCGTTGGTGATGAACTGCTTGGTGCCGTTGAGGACGTACTCGTCGCCGTCTTTCTCGGCCATCGTGTCCATATCGGAGGCGTCCGACCCGGATTCGGGTTCGGTCAGCGCCCACGAACCGAGGTATTCGCCCTCGGCGAGCGGCTTGGCCCAGCGTTCCTTCTGTTCCTCGGTGCCGAACTTGATAATCGGCATCGTCGCCAGCGAGGTGTGGGCGACATACGAGAGGCCGACCGACCCCGAGACGCGGCCGAGTTCCTCGGCGACGAGCGCGTACATGAGGTAGTCGCCGCCGGCGCCGCCGTACTCCTCGGGGACGGGCACGCCCATCAAATCGAGGTCGGCCAATTCCTCGAAGATTTCCTCGGGGAACCGGTGTTCGTCCTCGATGTCCTGAGCGATGGGTTCGATTTCCGTCTCACAGAAATCCCGGACGACCTCACGGGTCATCTCGTGTTCGTCGGGGAGCGTGAAGTCCATGCGGGACACCTTCGACGGCGACAAAATAAACGTGCCGGCACGACTTACCACGCGTTTATAATTTCTTCACGCAGTTTAAGTCCCGAGGCGGCCTACCGAAAACGAATGGCGTTCCGACGCGTCCTCCGAGCGAGCGTGCCCCAGTCCCGACTCCGGGCGGTGGGCGAGGAGGTCGCGAAACGCTACGGCGAACCGCTGGACTCCATCGAATCGCTGGAAGCCGACAACTGGCTGTCGGTGCCGTGTGTCGTCAACGAACGCTGGTTCGTGAAGGTCATCGCCGACCAGCACACGCTGGTTCACGGCCTGCTGACGACGGGCCGCAACCTCGGCGCCTTCTCCTCCGGAACCGAGGGCTTTTTCGAACACTTCTCGACGCCCGTCGAGATGGCCGAACACGAACTCGAATCGACCCGCCGAATGCGCGAGTTGGGCGTCAACGCCCCCGAACCGCTCGAAGCCTTCGAACACGACGGCCTCGGCGTGCTCGTCCTCGAATACCTGCCCTCCTTCCGTACGCTCGATGCGGTGTCCTCCGAGGAACTCTCCGACCTCGTCGACGGCCTCTTCGGGAACCTCTCGCGGATGCACGAGGCCGGCATCGCCCACGGCGATTTGCGGGCTGAAAACGTCCTCGTCGCGCCGAAAGACGGCGACCCGACCCTCTATTTCATCGACGCGACGCGGGTCAACGACGACGCCATCGAGGACGCGCGGGCCTACGACCTCGCGTGTGCGCTGGCCTCGCTGGCACCGCTTTTGGGGCCGGCCGACGCCGTGTCGGCGGCCGCCGACCACTACTCGGCCGAGGACCTGCTGTCGGCGCGGGAGTTCCTCGATTTCGTCAATCTCCGGCCGGACCACGATTTCGACGCGGCGCAGGTCAAAGGCGAAATCGAGAAATTCGCCGCGTAACCGGGGCCGATACGAAGGCATTTCCGGGAGGCCGAACCACATTCGACTATGCCGCCGATTCACGAGAGCCAGCGAGTGGCCGTACTCGCAGACTCGCAGAACCTCTATCACACCGCCCACACCCTCTATTCGCAGAACCTGGATTACACCGCGCTGCTCGATGACGCCGTCGCCGACCGCGAACTCGTGCGTGCCATCGCCTACGTCATTCGCGCGGATTCGCCCTCGGAGGAGGACTTCTTCGAAGCCCTCCGCGATATCGGCTTCGAGACGAAAATCAAGGACATCAAGACCTTCGCCGACGGCAGCCAGAAGGCCAACTGGGACCTCGGAATGACGCTGGACGCCGTGACGCTGGCGCCCAAAATCGACACGTTCGTCCTCTTCAGCGGCGACGGCGATTTCGCCCGCCTCTGTACCCACCTCCGACACGAGGGCGTCCGCACCGAGGTGATGGGCTTCCGCTCTTCGACCGCCGAGGAGCTAATCGAGGCCGCCGACTCCTTCGTCGATTTGAGCGAAAACGAGGACCGCTACCTGCTGTAAGCAGGGCCAGTCACGTCGTAAGGACGGCAAGTGGGGCAACGAGTGGACTCACTCCTCGCGCCGTTCGATGGACTGAACCGGCGTGTGCTCGGGGAGGTCGACCACGAGTTCGGTAAACGCCGCGGCCGTCTCGATGTCACCGGCGTCGCTGTGGGCGGCCGCCACCTCGGAGACGACCTGCTCGATGGCCGCCTCCCACTCGCCGTCGTAGTTGACCGACAAATCAGCCGATATCGTGCCGTGGGAACCGTTCGCGTCTCGAAACGCGAGGAACACGTACACCCCGTTCTCAATCCGTCCTGATTATAGCAACGGATTAGCTATCGCCGTTCGACGACGGCGACTCTCGACTGGTCGCCTCGATAGCCTCGCTCAGCACGTCGACGCCGATTTCCAGTGAGTCCTCGTCGAC of the Natronomonas halophila genome contains:
- a CDS encoding helix-turn-helix domain-containing protein, with product MLGREDDETFEIWHNARPFIVVGRGYSGNPEMFTATIHFTQHRECILQRLTADTDTPLPIEIEEVRDGSVTFVIRAGDHAERFHRELDAAEQVEHVDRLDSDNLLVTKPSCGAYSAIYRNHGTLRRSNTVHGQQREYNVLVFRRDDLKDIIDDLEAFGTVTLGKLEQFSATSESPLTERQQEVAGEALARGYYEWPRKINNEELAEALEISRATLHEHLRKAERKLLSAALDDEANRTDGLRAEHGPPAKPNRW
- a CDS encoding hydantoinase B/oxoprolinase family protein codes for the protein MSAESPDFVGEHDIDATTLDIIESTLANTRDEMDRVVETTAISPVIREQSDQFPLIADRHGRMVMGQFGSAIDTIIENSPFDWDDLEDGDVIATNDPYMCAGAVSHTPDMLLLRPIFYEGDLVGFSSQWGNLMDVGGKTPGSMPVQATTIFEEGIRLPPVKLYKGGEFDSELLETFAHNTRLPDHAEADIKALAAGTKAAETRVHELCDRFGKETYLEGCDAILDRTRDGMINLINEFVPEGERYTFEDYVDDDGMGNGPIKLHLEIYREGDTVHLDWTGTDEQVPGTVNFLLNEKMFKMFTGVFLIMAFDPLLTFNDGYYDLFEVTLPEGTVVQPEYPAALGNRLPMMARQFDVLQATFSKLIDGFSVAGSYGTSPNLVYAGTDSEGNDFQMLEILYGGIPARPGGDGLDGHSWWPLFRTVPAEYQEAYYPLTIDEYSTRADTGGAGTFRGGHGITKVYTFEEDGAITFQDDRAHTYPWGVDGGSHAQTSEKKLIRTDGTVEELPSKVENVAVQAGDKLVFSTAGGGGLGDPLERETETVATEVRRGLISAEAARDEYGVVLDDDDTVDADATDRRRDEIRQNRDELADFDYGPLPDDDELAEQIAAERREFEGRHD
- a CDS encoding hydantoinase/oxoprolinase family protein, which codes for MTHNLGVDVGGTFTDVIVFDESTHELTIDKVLSTPENPSEGVLQGIEEATTKAGTSVGELDHLFHGTTVVTNMLLEETGSRVGLITTEGHEDVLHLARAWTPGPLYGWMDMEKPDPLADLVDTRGISGTINSPDGEETEPLDETEVREAVRELEDAGVESLTVALLNSYLNPEHEERVREIVEEETSELPVSISSEIVPEYGEYERTLTTVINDYARPKVIQYLDDLDASLDEAGSTAKMNVVRSDGGLMSSEAAKSQPVELALSGPSGGVVGAAAIAAKKGVPDVLTLDMGGTSTDVSLVEDGTPETTRQTKVGYREFKSRSVDVNTVGAGGGSVARVQLSGSLQVGPESSGADPGPACYGQGGEEPTVTDANVVLGRIPSGVQLGGKMDLDHEAAREAIAGIAEERGSSIEEAAQAILDIVNENMHGALRVVSVERGYDPRDFGLVAFGGAGPMHANALADVMDSYPLVIPPGPGVMSAFGFLTSDVQNEFSETYLQTDDDVTGDDVYDELRTLREEATDWLNSEGVDEENHAFEYFAECRYFRQDIQMSIPIDIDNLRSETGLAEIKGDFESRHDRRFGFSLDAPLEIANLRVIGKGTMQGVTIEAADLEGTDPSDALVDTDEVYFDGSYHDTPIYDRTELRPGNEIAGPAIVIDDDSTVVVQPDHTATIDRYANIEITRGDGR
- a CDS encoding RIO1 family regulatory kinase/ATPase codes for the protein MAFRRVLRASVPQSRLRAVGEEVAKRYGEPLDSIESLEADNWLSVPCVVNERWFVKVIADQHTLVHGLLTTGRNLGAFSSGTEGFFEHFSTPVEMAEHELESTRRMRELGVNAPEPLEAFEHDGLGVLVLEYLPSFRTLDAVSSEELSDLVDGLFGNLSRMHEAGIAHGDLRAENVLVAPKDGDPTLYFIDATRVNDDAIEDARAYDLACALASLAPLLGPADAVSAAADHYSAEDLLSAREFLDFVNLRPDHDFDAAQVKGEIEKFAA
- a CDS encoding acyl-CoA dehydrogenase family protein → MDFTLPDEHEMTREVVRDFCETEIEPIAQDIEDEHRFPEEIFEELADLDLMGVPVPEEYGGAGGDYLMYALVAEELGRVSGSVGLSYVAHTSLATMPIIKFGTEEQKERWAKPLAEGEYLGSWALTEPESGSDASDMDTMAEKDGDEYVLNGTKQFITNANVAGSVLVKAVTDPDAGYDGISTFIVDPDEDDGFEVTTVWDKMGLNASPTCEIQLDDVRVPEDRLLGEEGDGWDQTKKTLDGGRISIAALSTGLGQGAFEAAREYATEREQFDQPISKFDAVRDMIVSMDRKIERARLLTHKAAVKYDNGEDVTRISSLAKLDASEISREVAEDAVQVLGGYGYTTDFAPQRFYRDAKLMEIGEGTSEIQHLVLGRELGL
- a CDS encoding NYN domain-containing protein gives rise to the protein MPPIHESQRVAVLADSQNLYHTAHTLYSQNLDYTALLDDAVADRELVRAIAYVIRADSPSEEDFFEALRDIGFETKIKDIKTFADGSQKANWDLGMTLDAVTLAPKIDTFVLFSGDGDFARLCTHLRHEGVRTEVMGFRSSTAEELIEAADSFVDLSENEDRYLL